In the genome of Dermacentor silvarum isolate Dsil-2018 chromosome 1, BIME_Dsil_1.4, whole genome shotgun sequence, one region contains:
- the LOC125942483 gene encoding uncharacterized protein LOC125942483 has translation MPSTCAAYGCTSRGVPGSNIHFFRFPSVKRDRQRREAWIRAVRRQNEDGSPWEPSGSARLCEKHFVKGSPSNSPRHPDYVPSLFVYTDEFKKKDAFHRYVRTAARMKQHSEHRRAVSEKQADLKQDSMANETSSKCDEDSVEMEQTDMSDSESTAGFTTSSQECEGVAALLMRRTTATAKEQLENVSTSSFNGLLAEHTAMKKRIQELEVRCKRLQSQSFSVDTIHSTAFKFYTGLTSKRSLMLCMDTSKRMPREWRTGFPKRMSSNSKLKKTGSFQSEKNCSWFCTGYEREFVQGK, from the exons ATGCCGTCAACATGTGCTGCTTATGGGTGTACTTCTCGAGGTGTGCCCGGCAGCAacatccatttcttccgcttcccATCGGTGAAACGTGATCGCCAGCGCCGTGAAGCATGGATCAGGGCTGTGAGGCGCCAAAATGAAGACGGCAGCCCCTGGGAGCCTTCAGGTTCGGCAAGGCTGTGTGAAAAACACTTCGTGAAAG GATCGCCATCCAACTCGCCCAGGCACCCTGATTACGTGCCTTCTCTGTTTGTTTACACCGATGAGTTCAAGAAAAAGGACGCTTTTCATCGCTATGTACGCACGGCAGCGCGTATGAAACAACACAGTGAGCACCGACGAG CTGTTTCAGAGAAGCAGGCAGACCTAAAACAGGACTCAATGGCAAATGAGACGTCTTCAAAGT GTGATGAAGACTCTGTGGAGATGGAACAGACGGACATGTCAGATTCCGAGAGCACAGCAG GTTTCACTACTTCATCACAGGAGTGTGAAGGTGTAGCTGCATTGCTGATGCGTCGCACTACTGCCACAGCTAAGGAGCAACTAGAGAATGTCAGCACAAGCAGTTTCAACGGCCTGCTAGCAGAACATACTGCAATGAAGAAGAGAATTCAAGAGCTCGAAGTCAGATGTAAAAGGCTGCAATCGCAAAGCTTTTCTGTGGACACAATTCATAGTACCGCATTTAAATTTTACACTGGACTTACCAGCAAGCGCAGTTTGATGCTTTGTATGGACACCTCGAAGCGAATGCCCAGAGAATGGCGTACTGGGTTCCCCAAAAGAATGAGCAGCAACAGCAAATTGAAAAAGACAGGCAGCTTTCAAAGCGAGAAGAACTGTTCATGGTTTTGTACAGGCTACGAACGGGAGTTTGTGCAAGGGAAGTAG